A stretch of Candidatus Methylomirabilota bacterium DNA encodes these proteins:
- the hemE gene encoding uroporphyrinogen decarboxylase, with amino-acid sequence MTNAATTTLDAPFLRACRREKTAFTPVWLMRQAGRYMAEYRALRAKHAFLELCKTPAAAAEVTLQPVERLGVDAAILFADILLVLEPLGVGLEFTRGEGPHIPRPLRSAADVARLPRVDVGASVGYVFETVRLARRALAGRVPLIGFAGAPFTLASYLIEGGASRDFLHTKRFMRAEPAAWHALMARLADITAEYLNGQIGAGAQAVQVFDSWIGTLSSADYREYVLPHTAAIFRRLAAGAPAIHFGTGTAALLEVMREAGGDVIGLDWRVDLGAAWDRLGPEVAVQGNLDPAILLAPIDEIRRAARAILDGAARRPGHVFNLGHGVHAETPVDHVRALVDMVHEMSAR; translated from the coding sequence GAAGACCGCGTTCACGCCGGTGTGGCTCATGCGCCAGGCGGGGCGCTACATGGCGGAGTATCGGGCCCTGCGCGCGAAGCACGCGTTCCTCGAGCTGTGCAAGACGCCGGCGGCGGCCGCGGAGGTGACCCTGCAGCCGGTGGAGCGCCTCGGGGTGGATGCGGCGATCCTCTTCGCGGACATCCTGCTCGTGCTGGAGCCGCTCGGCGTGGGGCTCGAGTTCACGCGCGGCGAGGGGCCGCACATTCCCCGGCCCCTTCGCAGCGCGGCGGACGTCGCGCGGCTGCCCCGCGTGGACGTGGGCGCCTCGGTCGGCTACGTGTTCGAGACGGTGCGGCTGGCCCGCCGCGCGCTCGCCGGCCGGGTGCCGCTCATCGGATTCGCGGGCGCGCCGTTCACGCTCGCCTCGTACCTCATCGAGGGGGGCGCATCACGCGACTTCCTCCACACCAAGCGCTTCATGCGTGCGGAGCCGGCGGCCTGGCACGCGCTGATGGCGCGCCTCGCCGACATCACCGCCGAGTATCTGAACGGGCAGATCGGCGCCGGCGCCCAGGCGGTGCAGGTCTTCGACTCGTGGATCGGCACGCTCTCGTCGGCGGACTATCGCGAGTACGTGCTCCCGCACACCGCCGCCATCTTCCGGCGCCTGGCCGCGGGTGCGCCCGCCATTCACTTCGGTACCGGCACCGCCGCCCTGCTGGAGGTGATGCGCGAGGCCGGGGGCGACGTGATCGGCCTCGACTGGCGTGTCGATCTCGGCGCCGCGTGGGACCGGCTCGGGCCCGAGGTGGCGGTGCAGGGGAATCTCGATCCCGCCATCCTGCTGGCGCCCATCGACGAGATTCGCCGCGCGGCCCGCGCCATCCTCGACGGCGCCGCGCGCCGTCCCGGACACGTCTTCAACCTGGGCCACGGTGTGCACGCGGAGACGCCGGTCGACCATGTCCGCGCCCTCGTGGACATGGTCCACGAGATGAGCGCGCGATGA
- the hemG gene encoding protoporphyrinogen oxidase yields MRLVVVGGGVSGLAAAHRATELARERGIALDLTLLEGAERLGGIVHTERRDGFLIEGGADSFISEKPWALALCRRLGVEDRLVRTDDRYRSAFVVYGGRLHALPEGFQMMAPTRLAPLLASPLFSWPGKARMALDLVLPRGGDPDESLGAFVRRRLGREALERVAQPLIGGIYTADPDSLSLAATMPRFLEMERRDRSVILAMRRAARREPDVARGASGARWSLFITFAAGMEEFVHAIARRLPPASVRLKERVAAVERRGEGWRLVTADGAVLETDALVMAAEAHQAARLLRHLDPGLGHLLEGISYASSATVTLGYRRADIAHPLDGFGFVVPQVERRPIIACTFSSVKYPGRAPENMALLRVFVGGALNEAAVEADDAALIATARGQLAELLGARGEPVLVRVARYVKAMPQYQVGHLARVEAIESSVRRLRGLALAGAAYRGVGISDCVLSGEAAAETLLA; encoded by the coding sequence ATGCGCCTAGTCGTGGTGGGTGGCGGCGTGTCCGGCCTCGCCGCTGCGCATCGCGCGACCGAGCTGGCCCGCGAGCGCGGAATCGCCCTCGACCTCACGCTGCTCGAGGGGGCCGAGCGCCTGGGCGGCATCGTTCACACCGAGCGGCGCGACGGCTTCCTCATCGAGGGCGGGGCGGACTCGTTCATCTCCGAGAAGCCCTGGGCCCTCGCGCTGTGCCGCCGGCTCGGCGTCGAGGACCGCTTGGTGCGGACGGACGACCGCTACCGGAGCGCGTTCGTGGTGTACGGCGGGCGGCTCCACGCGCTCCCCGAGGGCTTCCAGATGATGGCGCCCACGCGGCTCGCACCCCTCCTGGCTTCGCCGCTCTTTTCCTGGCCTGGCAAGGCGCGTATGGCCCTGGACCTCGTGCTGCCGCGCGGCGGGGATCCCGACGAGAGCCTGGGCGCGTTCGTGCGCCGGCGGCTGGGCCGCGAGGCGCTCGAGCGCGTGGCCCAGCCGCTGATCGGGGGCATCTACACCGCCGACCCGGATTCCCTCTCGCTCGCCGCCACGATGCCGCGCTTCCTCGAGATGGAACGGCGCGACCGGAGCGTGATCCTCGCGATGCGGCGGGCGGCCCGGAGGGAGCCCGACGTGGCCCGCGGCGCCAGCGGCGCGCGCTGGTCGCTCTTCATCACCTTCGCCGCCGGGATGGAGGAATTCGTTCACGCCATCGCGCGACGGCTGCCGCCGGCGTCGGTGCGACTCAAAGAGCGCGTCGCCGCGGTGGAGCGGCGGGGCGAGGGCTGGCGCCTCGTCACCGCGGACGGCGCCGTGCTCGAGACGGATGCGCTCGTCATGGCGGCGGAAGCGCATCAGGCGGCCCGGCTGCTGCGGCATCTCGACCCGGGCCTGGGCCATCTGCTCGAGGGCATCAGCTACGCGTCCTCGGCGACGGTGACGCTCGGCTACCGCCGCGCGGACATCGCGCACCCCCTCGACGGATTCGGCTTCGTGGTGCCCCAGGTGGAGCGCCGGCCCATCATCGCGTGCACGTTCTCGAGCGTGAAGTATCCCGGTCGCGCGCCCGAGAACATGGCGCTGCTGCGCGTGTTCGTGGGCGGCGCGCTGAACGAGGCGGCGGTGGAGGCGGACGACGCCGCCCTCATCGCGACGGCGCGGGGCCAGCTCGCGGAGCTGCTCGGCGCGCGCGGCGAGCCCGTGCTCGTGCGGGTGGCCCGCTACGTGAAGGCGATGCCTCAGTACCAGGTGGGGCATCTCGCGCGCGTCGAAGCCATCGAGTCGTCGGTGCGCCGGCTGCGCGGCCTCGCCCTCGCGGGCGCCGCCTACCGCGGGGTCGGGATCTCCGACTGCGTCCTTTCGGGCGAGGCGGCGGCCGAGACCCTGCTCGCCTGA
- a CDS encoding PD-(D/E)XK nuclease family protein translates to MPVFSHSGLHVYETCPRQYRFRYVDRVKVPKVETVEMFLGSHVHAALETLYRSVKGGHTPTLDEVLAGYRTRWDAEWAGTIRIGNPERSAADYQALGARQLRDFHARYHPFDQERTVAVERRILFPLDEARNLWMQGYIDRLSVTREGTWQIRDYKTGQWLATQQDVDADRQLALYQMGVQRHFPRHARDVELIWHYTAHDLELRSRRAPEALRELEARTLALVDAIQADTVWPLREGSHCQRCAYQAICPAWAHLFPPVMPSLLAPPYEDGTVLVDRLAALHSERRALDARIAETEAALVAYAAALDVSSVFGSTHRARISLRHTLRFPKKGEPARDALEQVLKAGGRWEEVAQLSLALVARRVAEGAWPADLVERVRGLGQPNRTARVTLSKREEEPPRAGGGGSPGS, encoded by the coding sequence ATGCCCGTCTTCTCCCACTCCGGCCTGCACGTCTACGAGACCTGCCCCCGGCAGTACCGCTTCCGGTACGTGGACCGCGTCAAGGTTCCCAAGGTGGAGACCGTGGAGATGTTCCTCGGTAGCCACGTGCACGCGGCGCTAGAGACGCTCTACCGGAGCGTCAAGGGTGGCCACACTCCGACCCTCGATGAGGTCCTCGCCGGCTATCGGACGAGGTGGGATGCCGAGTGGGCGGGCACGATCCGGATCGGGAATCCCGAGCGGAGCGCTGCCGACTACCAGGCGCTGGGCGCCCGTCAGCTCCGCGACTTCCACGCGCGCTACCACCCCTTCGATCAGGAGCGGACGGTGGCGGTGGAGCGGCGCATCCTCTTCCCGCTCGACGAGGCGCGCAACCTCTGGATGCAGGGCTACATCGACCGGCTCTCGGTCACGCGCGAGGGCACCTGGCAGATCCGCGACTACAAGACCGGGCAGTGGCTCGCCACCCAGCAGGATGTCGACGCCGATCGCCAGCTCGCGCTCTACCAGATGGGCGTGCAGCGTCACTTCCCGCGCCATGCGCGCGACGTCGAGCTGATCTGGCACTACACCGCCCACGACCTCGAGCTGCGTTCGCGGCGGGCGCCCGAGGCGCTGCGCGAGCTCGAGGCGCGCACCCTCGCGCTCGTCGACGCGATCCAGGCCGATACCGTGTGGCCCCTGCGCGAGGGCAGCCACTGCCAGCGCTGCGCCTACCAGGCGATCTGTCCGGCGTGGGCGCATCTCTTCCCGCCGGTGATGCCGTCACTCCTCGCCCCGCCCTACGAGGACGGGACGGTGCTGGTCGACCGGCTGGCCGCGCTCCACTCCGAGCGGCGGGCGCTCGACGCCCGCATCGCCGAGACCGAGGCCGCGCTGGTCGCGTATGCCGCCGCGCTCGACGTGTCGTCGGTGTTCGGCTCCACGCATCGCGCGCGAATCTCGCTGCGTCACACGCTCCGCTTCCCGAAGAAGGGCGAGCCCGCGCGCGACGCGCTGGAGCAGGTGCTCAAGGCCGGCGGGCGCTGGGAGGAGGTCGCGCAGCTGAGCCTGGCGCTCGTGGCGCGACGGGTCGCGGAGGGCGCGTGGCCGGCGGATCTCGTGGAGCGCGTGCGAGGCCTCGGTCAGCCGAATCGGACCGCGCGGGTCACCCTCTCGAAGCGGGAGGAAGAGCCCCCTCGAGCCGGTGGAGGTGGAAGCCCGGGGTCGTGA